The Equus asinus isolate D_3611 breed Donkey chromosome 22, EquAss-T2T_v2, whole genome shotgun sequence genome has a segment encoding these proteins:
- the TSPAN11 gene encoding tetraspanin-11 isoform X1, giving the protein MAQYKAEQDDWLSIYLKYLLFVFNFFFWVGGAAVLALGVWTLVEKSGYLSVLASSTFAASTYILIFAGALVMVTGFLGFSAIIREDRSCLSTYFCLLLVIFLVELVAGVLAHMYYQRLSDELKQHLTGTLSENYGQPGAAAITTSVDRLQQDFKCCGSNSSADWQHSAYILSPEAEGRQVPDSCCKTVVVRCGQRAHPSNIYKVEGGCLTKLEQFLADHLLLMGAVGIGVACLQKTKPRQVPGPPNTRMDTKCRVGIHPRPSNSQTRAPPTQTWCVCDGEASGTVTADKVVVVRRSLANV; this is encoded by the exons GTCGGCGGGGCTGCTGTCCTGGCGCTGGGCGTCTGGACCCTGGTGGagaagagtggctacctcagtgTCCTGGCCTCCAGCACCTTTGCTGCTTCCACCTACATCCTCATCTTCGCGGGCGCTCTCGTCATGGTGACCGGCTTCCTGGGCTTCAGCGCCATCATCCGGGAGGACAGGAGCTGCCTCTCCACC TATTTCTGCCTGTTGCTGGTGATCTTCCTCGTTGAGCTGGTGGCGGGGGTCCTGGCCCACATGTACTACCAGAGG CTGAGCGATGAGCTGAAGCAGCACTTGACTGGGACTTTGTCTGAGAACTATGGGCAGCCCGGAGCGGCGGCGATCACAACGTCGGTGGACCGTCTACAGCAGGAT TTCAAGTGCTGCGGAAGCAACAGCTCGGCCGACTGGCAGCACAGCGCCTACATCCTGTCGCCAGAGGCCGAGGGCCGCCAGGTGCCCGACAGCTGCTGCAAGACGGTGGTGGTACGCTGCGGGCAGCGGGCCCACCCCTCCAACATCTACAAGGTGGAG GGAGGCTGTCTCACCAAGCTGGAGCAGTTCCTGGCCGACCACCTGCTGCTCATGGGGGCAGTGGGCATCGGGGTGGCCTGCCTGCAG aagaCAAAACCAAGACAAGTTCCAGGACCACCCAACACTCGCATGGACACCAAGTGCAGAGTGGGAATTCACCCAAGACCCTCCAACTCCCAAACCCGCGCCCCTCCCACCCAGACATGGTGCGTGTGTGATGGAGAAGCTTCAGGCACAGTGACAGCCGATAAAGTGGTTGTGGTCAGGAGAAGCCTAGCTAACGTATAG